A genomic segment from Montipora foliosa isolate CH-2021 chromosome 9, ASM3666993v2, whole genome shotgun sequence encodes:
- the LOC137971911 gene encoding uncharacterized protein — MHHPRADVDRMYLPRNKGGRGLIQLEIAYKTATIGLDAYPNATKNDPLLVVAKEHEKAKKKYSEASQATVFRRELNLPEVLEPENEVPTVYARNVKQKAKHQAQVQLKQKWEDKSMHGQYPKGVNEKDVDHQMTNQWFKSGGLKSETEGFIIAAQDQAIKTNYYRCNILNDGTDPMCRICGQFQETMDHIVAGCPELAKTEHLHRHDKAASYLHWNICKELNINVEEKWYKHEPQTVTERDNITILWDMPIQTDREIKANRPDIVVKDKQEKSCLIIDMSIPTEKNTSVKVTEKLSKYKDLEIEIERMWGMKATTIPVVIGALGLIKKGLEKYTKQIRGNIKSSELQKIALLGTSRILRKTLSFK; from the coding sequence ATGCACCACCCAAGAGCAGACGTGGATCGAATGTACCTCCCCAGAAATAAGGGCGGTAGAGGTCTGATTCAACTGGAAATTGCATATAAAACTGCTACAATAGGCTTAGATGCTTATCCCAATGCCACCAAAAATGATCCCCTTCTCGTGGTTGCTAAGGAGCAtgaaaaagccaaaaagaaGTACTCAGAAGCTAGCCAGGCCACAGTGTTTAGAAGAGAGCTCAATCTCCCCGAAGTACTGGAACCTGAGAACGAAGTTCCAACTGTCTATGCCAGAAATgtcaaacaaaaagcaaaacaccAGGCCCAAGTTCAATTAAAGCAAAAATGGGAAGATAAATCAATGCATGGGCAATACCCAAAAGGAGTAAATGAGAAAGATGTGGACCATCAAATGACCAATCAGTGGTTTAAGTCAGGTGGGCTGAAGTCTGAAACGGAGGGCTTTATCATTGCTGCCCAAGACCAAGCCATTAAGACCAATTACTATCGCTGCAACATCCTAAACGATGGTACAGACCCAATGTGCAGGATATGTGGTCAATTCCAGGAAACCATGGATCATATTGTGGCAGGGTGCCCTGAGCTGGCCAAAACTGAACACCTACACAGACATGACAAAGCCGCCTCATACCTACACTGGAACATATGCAAAGAGCTAAATATAAACGTAGAAGAGAAATGGTATAAGCATGAACCCCAAACAGTAACAGAAAGAGACAACATTACAATCTTGTGGGATATGCCAATACAGACAGACCGTGAGATAAAAGCCAACAGACCAGACATTGTAGTAAAAGACAAACAGGAGAAAAGCTGCCTAATCATTGATATGTCCATCCCTACTGAAAAGAACACTTCAGTTAAAGTTACTGAAAAGCTTTCAAAATATAAAGACCTCGAAATCGAGATTGAGCGAATGTGGGGGATGAAGGCCACAACGATCCCAGTTGTGATTGGAGCGCTGGGACTAATAAAAAAGGGCTTAgagaaatacaccaaacaaaTCCGGGGTAACATCAAAAGTAGTGAACTACAGAAGATTGCACTGCTAGGAACATCTCGCATCCTAAGAAAGACACTCTCTTTCAAGTAG
- the LOC137970874 gene encoding neuropeptide Y receptor type 6-like: MLNSTNSEIEDPVKSAFYAVTFVLGLLGNLLVIIIVAARQKRRTANDIFILNLAISDLMYLFVCLPTNIYMMFADIQYDFFCRLIWPLMTVTVNISIFTLTSMAVFRCHVILNPLKPEMRHRYVFVWILGIWLLGLILVIPLMLVTKPKLAEPQGCTEVWPSIRYRRAYTASLFVLQYLLPLTIIAVAYVRIGLDLVRQADRQVSDIMASRERRKENIQVIKTLATIVVLFAICMLPAQLAWLLYDFALEDHKKMVNFLFSFSPSLLYFHSCLNPIAYGTLTKHFRHGYIRFFLFIFFCHFVSIFKRQGGPEHLNFGSWCKAWRDRNRKMKAPSDREPWLQNSNTKNIAMNDEIIEGSQIIRRLEKETVV, from the coding sequence ATGCTAAACAGCACAAATTCCGAAATAGAAGACCCGGTAAAATCAGCATTCTACGCGGTTACGTTTGTCCTTGGTCTTCTGGGCAATTTACTGGTGATTATTATAGTTGCTGCCAGGCAAAAGCGTCGAACTGCAAATGATATATTTATTCTGAACTTGGCCATCAGCGACTTGATGTACTTGTTTGTCTGCCTTCCTACAAATATTTACATGATGTTTGCGGATATTCAATACGACTTTTTCTGCCGTTTGATATGGCCTTTAATGACCGTGACGGTAAACATCAGCATATTCACGCTGACCTCCATGGCTGTGTTTCGTTGCCACGTTATTCTAAATCCTCTAAAGCCAGAAATGCGACATCGATACGTTTTCGTGTGGATACTTGGCATATGGCTCCTGGGACTAATTCTGGTAATTCCACTTATGTTGGTAACAAAACCCAAGCTTGCAGAGCCTCAGGGTTGCACTGAAGTATGGCCCTCTATCCGGTATCGTAGGGCATACACAGCCAGTCTGTTCGTACTGCAATACCTCCTTCCGCTGACTATTATCGCTGTCGCATACGTTCGTATTGGCCTCGACCTTGTGCGACAAGCTGACCGCCAGGTCTCAGATATCATGGCCAGTCGGgaaagaagaaaagagaacATACAAGTTATTAAAACATTGGCGACAATTGTGGTATTATTCGCCATTTGTATGCTGCCAGCCCAGCTCGCTTGGCTGCTCTATGACTTCGCTTTGGAAGATCACAAAAAGAtggtgaattttcttttttcgttttctccTTCCCTCCTCTACTTCCACAGTTGTCTAAACCCAATAGCATATGGCACACTGACTAAGCACTTCCGACACGGCTACATCCGgttctttttgttcattttcttcTGTCATTTTGTCAGCATCTTCAAAAGGCAGGGAGGACCTGAACACTTGAATTTTGGCAGTTGGTGCAAGGCCTGGAGAGACAGAAACAGGAAAATGAAAGCGCCAAGTGACAGAGAACCTTGGCTTCAAAATAGCAATACCAAAAATATAGCAATGAATGACGAAATAATTGAAGGATCACAAATAATTAGGCGCCTGGAGAAAGAAACAGTTGTTTGA
- the LOC137969547 gene encoding neuronal PAS domain-containing protein 2-like, whose protein sequence is MANSEATGSLNEDDTKKACLLRNRNEKKRRDRFNNLVNELSASLPLAGKRLSKNNVLKFAIEHFRQNQLDANSENVRGEKVYGKWQPDFLTNEEFRQTMLDGLEGIVLAVEEYGKVIYVSSNVFSCLGYDEGDILKTNILDYVHMDDQRTMYSLLGTIYDNWLASNPVGVHRFSLRVRRGPLNRGPGEYVTLRCVSKIIRADNMLASSQQKEPCVVLLGRVVFFPTVNSTVLISDIKRASKFTTRLNKEWRFECVERSATLTLGYYPIELLGTCLYEYCHADDLGNLSEYHSMLLYSGVITTCCYRLLTKGQGWIWVRSRCHVSYSQLDSKPESIICITWPIKSTEFTANQQETIERDRKLFSQILEKHGGRQIPSNFFHGVQENESNSPALFSSPCMTSSSLPLCSSGSHLTPVQDSSLVSITDNSNGSQSASGYSSVMIPYTDSALAGMGACMDTAAVVAQSDDLPLSSDPLASSVGDLDENSLLLGEQIEMPESLSFSQWALHLHLREQYKSLTETIRQQSEQVTVIRKQLSIQKELAELSEELEVQQRLKKQNLRNTFDETRASIQQKMRELQEIHAQHIVGPT, encoded by the coding sequence ATGGCGAACAGCGAAGCGACCGGATCTTTAAACGAAGATGATACCAAGAAAGCGTGTTTGCTCAGAAACAgaaacgaaaagaaaagaagagacAGGTTCAACAACTTAGTTAACGAACTTTCAGCTTCCTTGCCACTTGCAGGGAAGAGACTTAGCAAAAACAACGTTTTAAAATTTGCTATAGAGCACTTCCGGCAAAACCAACTCGACGCCAACTCTGAAAATGTCCGCGGAGAAAAGGTGTACGGAAAATGGCAGCCGGATTTCCTTACAAACGAGGAATTTCGTCAAACTATGCTGGATGGGTTGGAAGGAATTGTTCTGGCTGTCGAGGAATATGGCAAAGTTATTTATGTTTCGAGTAATGTGTTCTCTTGTCTTGGCTATGACGAAGGTGATATTCTAAAAACTAATATATTAGACTACGTGCATATGGATGACCAAAGAACGATGTATTCACTTTTGGGAACTATTTACGATAACTGGCTCGCTTCAAATCCTGTGGGAGTTCACCGATTTTCTCTGCGTGTTCGGCGTGGTCCGCTGAATCGCGGGCCTGGCGAGTATGTGACTCTTCGTTGTGTAAGTAAAATTATCAGAGCAGACAATATGCTTGCCTCTAGCCAACAGAAAGAACCTTGCGTGGTCTTGCTTGGAAGAGTCGTATTTTTTCCAACAGTTAACAGCACCGTGTTAATTTCTGACATCAAGAGAGCTTCAAAATTCACCACGAGACTCAATAAGGAATGGAGATTTGAGTGTGTGGAAAGAAGTGCCACTTTAACTCTGGGGTATTACCCTATCGAGTTACTAGGGACATGCCTTTATGAATACTGCCATGCGGATGACTTGGGAAATCTATCAGAGTATCACAGCATGTTACTTTACTCTGGTGTTATCACTACATGTTGTTATCGCTTGCTGACAAAGGGGCAGGGTTGGATTTGGGTGCGCAGCCGTTGCCATGTGTCGTACAGTCAGCTGGATTCTAAACCTGAGTCTATTATCTGCATCACATGGCCCATAAAAAGCACAGAGTTCACTGCAAATCAACAGGAGACAATCGAGAGGGATCGCAaacttttttctcaaattctTGAAAAGCACGGAGGAAGACAGATCCCTTCGAATTTCTTTCATGGTGTACAGGAAAATGAAAGTAATTCCCCAGCATTATTTTCATCACCATGTATGACATCGTCATCGTTGCCTCTATGTTCATCTGGATCACACTTGACGCCTGTGCAGGACTCTTCTTTGGTGTCAATTACCGATAATTCCAATGGCTCACAATCAGCATCAGGGTACAGCTCTGTTATGATTCCATACACAGACTCTGCCTTAGCTGGAATGGGAGCTTGCATGGACACTGCAGCAGTTGTAGCACAATCTGATGACTTACCCCTTTCAAGTGACCCTTTGGCCAGTTCTGTGGGGGATTTAGATGAAAATTCGTTGTTACTGGGAGAACAAATTGAGATGCCAGAGTCCCTCTCCTTTTCACAATGGGCTCTTCACTTGCACCTTAGAGAACAGTACAAAAGCCTCACAGAGACAATTAGACAACAGTCAGAACAGGTCACTGTCATTCGCAAGCAGCTCTCAATTCAAAAAGAACTGGCTGAGCTAAGTGAGGAGCTTGAAGTACAACAAAGGCTGAAAAAACAAAATCTGAGAAACACTTTTGATGAAACAAGAGCCAGTATTCAGCAAAAGATGAGAGAGTTGCAAGAAATTCATGCACAACATATTGTTGGACCTACTTAG
- the LOC137969549 gene encoding circadian locomoter output cycles protein kaput-like → MEKDDDEEIEGEGDLKRSSRNLNEKKRRDRFNILLQQLAGIVSNKNEPRKLDKTTVLKHAINFLENHQSRVRTRPDASRHTASWQPSFTTDGEFNLIMLEALDSFVLSLNNDGHIMFASQSVLPLLGYLPDELEGTSLYRYMDHSDSLRIWSEMLSAFNREINVTVDNNSFQFQIICGNQYSEIARKVVDCKTTVIPTANYNEGEQKKLIIIIGKVLHQPQPDRIVISADCQEKQFSYRLTMDWKYVHVDHRASSVIGFLPFEVLGTSFYEYCSPDELLHLAQYHRILIRLGKVTTCYYRHLTKGQSWVWLRSTCYISYNQWNSKPESIAGTATVVNFEEVCAKQNKTLEHDREYFNRIISARNGGFGAEPLSPICSWPSSPVCIRDVTTGKPDQLKESEVENEGTSSYEERENKKSIFMPRVIKSLMQYPSDRLMEILHTESDLQFASDEEQNDEHLSWLENVKIPSGMSREQLTRHVKLLEEYKKIAEQIRKQEKQLKMIKKLIEWSNLLLEVGSNVGIVGESSADSEASSMSNFC, encoded by the coding sequence ATGGAAAAGGACGACGATGAAGAAATCGAAGGTGAAGGCGATTTGAAACGCTCCAGTCGAAATTTGAACGAGAAAAAGCGCAGAGACCGGTTTAACATCCTTTTACAGCAACTAGCGGGTATCGTTTCAAACAAGAATGAGCCGCGAAAACTCGACAAGACAACAGTACTCAAGCATGCTATAAATTTCTTGGAGAATCACCAATCACGCGTCCGAACACGGCCGGATGCCAGCCGGCACACTGCAAGTTGGCAACCTTCATTTACCACAGATGGAGAATTTAACTTGATCATGTTGGAGGCATTAGATTCATTTGTACTCTCTCTCAACAATGACGGACACATTATGTTTGCCTCTCAAAGCGTTCTGCCTTTGCTGGGTTACCTTCCCGATGAATTAGAAGGTACGAGTCTCTATAGATATATGGACCACAGCGATTCGTTGAGGATATGGTCGGAGATGCTTTCGGCTTTCAATCGTGAAATCAACGTAACCGTCGATAATAACTCGTTTCAGTTTCAGATAATTTGTGGTAATCAGTACTCCGAGATAGCAAGGAAAGTTGTGGATTGCAAAACAACGGTTATTCCAACTGCCAATTATAATGAGGgtgaacaaaagaagctaataaTCATTATTGGCAAAGTTCTCCACCAACCTCAACCGGACCGCATTGTTATTAGTGCTGATTGCCAGGAAAAACAATTCTCTTATCGGCTTACCATGGATTGGAAATATGTCCATGTAGATCATAGGGCATCTTCTGTTATCGGCTTTCTTCCATTTGAGGTGTTAGGAACCTCTTTCTACGAATACTGTAGCCCTGATGAGTTACTTCACCTAGCTCAATACCATAGGATTTTAATTCGATTAGGAAAAGTGACAACTTGCTACTACAGACATCTTACCAAAGGCCAGTCCTGGGTGTGGCTTCGAAGTACCTGTTACATCTCTTACAATCAGTGGAACTCTAAGCCGGAATCAATTGCTGGTACTGCTACAGTTGTGAATTTTGAAGAAGTCTGTgctaagcaaaacaaaacactaGAACATGATCGTGaatatttcaacagaatcattTCAGCCAGGAATGGAGGTTTTGGAGCTGAGCCATTGTCTCCCATTTGTAGCTGGCCGTCATCACCAGTGTGCATAAGGGATGTGACAACGGGAAAACCAGATCAATTGAAGGAGAGCGAGGTTGAAAATGAGGGTACCTCTTCTtatgaggagagggaaaacaagAAATCCATCTTTATGCCACGTGTTATTAAATCCCTTATGCAATATCCCAGTGACCGGTTGATGGAAATTTTGCACACAGAAAGTGATCTTCAATTTGCATCAGATGAagaacaaaatgatgaacatCTTTCTTGGCTGGAAAATGTGAAAATTCCATCTGGCATGTCCAGGGAACAACTTACCAGACATGTGAAGTTGCTAGAGGAGTATAAGAAAATAGCTGAACAAATTAGGAAGCAAGAGAAGCAATTGAAGATGATTAAGAAGCTCATAGAGTGGAGCAATTTACTCTTAGAAGTTGGCAGCAATGTTGGAATTGTTGGAGAGTCATCTGCTGATTCAGAAGCTTCTTCCATGTCAAATTTCTGCTAA